The Bradyrhizobium ottawaense genome window below encodes:
- a CDS encoding VOC family protein has protein sequence MAKPVHSMIRVLDEARSLDFYRRAFGLEVADHLKFADFALIYLRHPSSPFEVELTVNFDRKEPYQPGDGYGHLAVVVEDLETEHARFEREKLAPGPLRDFKHDGRTLARFFFVSDPDGYKIEVIQRGGRFN, from the coding sequence ATGGCAAAGCCGGTGCATTCCATGATCCGCGTGCTTGATGAAGCGCGCTCGCTCGACTTCTACCGGCGTGCCTTCGGCCTCGAAGTCGCCGACCATCTGAAATTCGCGGACTTTGCCCTGATCTATCTGCGTCACCCCTCCTCACCTTTCGAGGTCGAGCTGACGGTGAATTTCGATCGCAAGGAGCCGTACCAGCCCGGCGACGGCTACGGCCATCTCGCCGTCGTGGTCGAGGATCTCGAGACCGAGCATGCCCGCTTCGAGCGCGAGAAGCTCGCGCCAGGGCCCTTACGCGATTTCAAGCACGACGGCAGGACGCTGGCGCGCTTCTTCTTCGTCAGCGATCCCGATGGCTACAAGATCGAGGTGATCCAGCGGGGCGGACGTTTCAACTGA
- a CDS encoding c-type cytochrome, whose product MVLMVRVADAQMPLPAAMPPAGATLFKQQCAACHTLSLSEPARPGPPLLKVLGRPAGKVEGFRYSQGLANADFTWDEARLDAWLTNPQAVIPGVVMAYRQGKPETRAAIIAYLKEQH is encoded by the coding sequence ATGGTGCTGATGGTGCGGGTTGCCGACGCGCAAATGCCTTTGCCGGCCGCGATGCCGCCAGCCGGCGCGACACTCTTCAAGCAACAATGCGCGGCGTGCCACACGTTGAGCCTGTCGGAGCCGGCGCGCCCGGGACCGCCGCTGCTCAAGGTCTTGGGCCGTCCCGCCGGCAAGGTCGAGGGCTTCAGGTATTCGCAAGGCCTCGCGAACGCGGATTTCACCTGGGACGAAGCCCGGCTCGACGCGTGGCTGACCAATCCGCAGGCCGTCATTCCCGGCGTCGTCATGGCCTACCGGCAAGGCAAGCCGGAGACGCGCGCCGCCATCATCGCTTACCTGAAGGAGCAGCACTGA
- the arfB gene encoding alternative ribosome rescue aminoacyl-tRNA hydrolase ArfB, producing the protein MLRISRDLVIDEDDIEIGFVRASGPGGQNVNKVATSAQLRFDARKLTMPEDAAIRLARLAGQRMTKDGVIVIQAQRFRTQERNRQDAIDRLTEMLREAMVRPKPRRATKPTFGSKQRRLEGKKRRSDVKAGRGGRFDD; encoded by the coding sequence ATGCTGCGGATATCCCGCGATCTCGTCATCGACGAGGACGACATCGAGATCGGCTTTGTCCGTGCTTCCGGCCCGGGCGGGCAGAACGTCAACAAGGTCGCGACCTCGGCGCAGCTGCGCTTCGACGCGCGCAAGCTGACCATGCCGGAGGATGCGGCGATTCGGCTCGCCCGCCTCGCCGGTCAGCGCATGACCAAGGACGGCGTGATCGTGATCCAGGCGCAGCGCTTCCGTACCCAGGAGCGCAACCGCCAGGATGCCATCGACCGCCTCACGGAGATGCTGCGCGAAGCCATGGTGCGGCCAAAGCCGCGTCGGGCGACAAAGCCGACTTTTGGCTCAAAGCAACGCCGGCTCGAGGGCAAGAAGCGCCGCAGCGACGTCAAGGCCGGACGTGGCGGGCGCTTCGACGACTAA
- a CDS encoding M16 family metallopeptidase produces MTYPFLRRAAFSFATGAALALAAVSPSQAAAKIQHLISPGGIEAWFVQDATVPLIAMEYSFAGGSAQDPKDKPGVANLVGDLLDEGSGDLDSKTFHERLDRRAIELSFSATRDTFRGSLRMLRDNKDEAFDLLRSALTSPHFDTADVERIRSQVVSGLRRETTNPTSLASRKFLEVAFGDHPYGRQTNGNLDSVPTITVPDMKDYVGRVLAKDGLKIAVVGDVDPATLGKLLDHTFGSLPAKANLTPVPDVEAAKPPQRAFVTLDVPQTVITFGGPGVKRSDPNFMAAYVVNHILGGGGLSSRLYREVREKRGLAYSVFESLLWMEHSAVFIGNTGTRTDRAGDTIDAIEKEVRRIAEEGPTQKELDEAKSYLKGSQMLALDTSSKLAQALLQYQQDKLPIDYIEKRNAIVDAVTLDDAKAAAKRLWGQGLLTVVVGRAPQAAAQPSAAPATKSN; encoded by the coding sequence GTGACCTATCCCTTCCTTCGACGCGCTGCATTCTCTTTTGCCACCGGCGCTGCGCTCGCGCTCGCTGCGGTCTCGCCGTCGCAGGCGGCCGCAAAGATCCAGCACCTGATCTCGCCGGGCGGTATCGAAGCCTGGTTCGTGCAGGACGCAACCGTGCCGCTGATCGCCATGGAATATTCCTTTGCCGGCGGCTCGGCGCAGGATCCCAAGGACAAGCCGGGCGTCGCCAACCTGGTCGGCGACCTGCTCGACGAAGGCTCCGGCGATCTCGACTCCAAGACCTTCCACGAGCGGCTCGACCGCCGCGCCATCGAGCTCTCCTTCAGCGCCACCCGCGACACCTTCCGCGGCAGCCTGCGCATGTTGCGCGACAACAAGGACGAGGCCTTCGACCTGCTCAGGAGCGCGTTGACCTCGCCGCATTTCGACACCGCCGATGTCGAACGCATCCGCTCGCAGGTCGTCTCGGGCCTGCGCCGCGAGACCACCAATCCGACCTCGCTGGCGAGCCGCAAGTTCCTGGAGGTCGCCTTCGGCGATCATCCCTATGGCCGGCAGACCAACGGCAACCTCGACAGCGTGCCGACCATCACGGTCCCCGACATGAAAGACTATGTCGGCCGCGTGCTTGCAAAGGATGGGCTGAAGATCGCTGTCGTCGGCGACGTCGATCCGGCGACCCTCGGCAAGCTGCTCGACCATACCTTCGGCAGCCTGCCCGCCAAGGCCAACCTCACGCCGGTTCCGGACGTCGAGGCCGCAAAGCCGCCGCAGCGCGCCTTCGTGACGCTCGACGTGCCGCAGACCGTGATCACCTTTGGTGGCCCAGGGGTGAAGCGCAGCGATCCGAACTTCATGGCGGCCTATGTCGTCAATCACATCCTCGGCGGCGGTGGCTTGTCCTCCCGGCTCTATCGCGAGGTCCGCGAGAAGCGAGGCCTCGCCTATTCGGTGTTCGAATCGCTGCTCTGGATGGAGCATTCGGCGGTGTTCATCGGCAATACCGGCACGCGCACCGACCGCGCCGGCGACACCATCGACGCCATCGAAAAGGAAGTGCGCCGGATCGCCGAGGAAGGCCCGACGCAGAAGGAGCTCGACGAGGCCAAGTCCTACCTCAAGGGCTCGCAGATGCTGGCGCTCGACACCTCCTCCAAGCTGGCGCAAGCGCTGCTGCAGTACCAGCAGGACAAGCTGCCGATCGACTATATCGAGAAGCGCAATGCCATCGTCGACGCCGTGACGCTGGACGACGCCAAGGCCGCCGCCAAGCGCCTTTGGGGCCAGGGTCTCCTGACCGTCGTCGTCGGCCGCGCCCCGCAGGCCGCGGCGCAGCCCTCCGCGGCTCCGGCGACGAAGTCGAACTGA
- a CDS encoding M16 family metallopeptidase, producing the protein MMSSYRSAACLLAALLSTSILSAGAALAQTTVTSAPPASFTLSNGMQVVVIPDHRTPVVTEMIWYKVGSADETPGKSGLAHFLEHLMFKGTSKHPVGEFSQTVLRVGGNENASTSVDYTNYYQRVPKEQLPTMMEFEADRMTGLILKDENVLPERDVVLEEYNMRVANNPDARLNEQIMAALYLNHPYGRPVIGWHQEIEKLDREDALAFYRRFYAPNNAILVIAGDVEAADIRPLVERNFGSIPAQSAIPARRVRPQEPEPAAPRTVTLADPRVEQPSMRRYYLVPSATTAAAGESAALDVLAQLMGSGSNSYLYRALVVDKPLAVSANASYSSISLDPTQFAISASPKPGVSFAEVEQAVDGVIANVAQNPIRAEDLERVKTQLIAEAIYAQDNQAVLARWYGGALTTGLSIEDIRSWPDRIRAVTAEQVRAVAQKWLEKKRSVTGYLIKDTAATKREEKRS; encoded by the coding sequence ATGATGTCCTCTTACCGATCGGCTGCCTGCCTCCTTGCCGCGCTGCTTTCGACGAGCATCCTCTCGGCCGGCGCGGCCCTTGCCCAGACCACGGTAACATCGGCCCCGCCCGCCAGCTTCACGCTCAGCAACGGCATGCAGGTCGTGGTGATCCCCGATCACCGCACGCCGGTCGTCACCGAGATGATCTGGTACAAGGTCGGCTCGGCCGACGAGACGCCGGGCAAGTCCGGCCTCGCGCACTTCCTCGAGCACCTGATGTTCAAGGGCACCTCGAAGCACCCCGTCGGCGAGTTCTCCCAGACCGTGCTTCGCGTCGGCGGCAACGAGAACGCCTCGACCTCGGTCGACTACACCAACTATTACCAGCGTGTGCCGAAAGAGCAGCTGCCGACCATGATGGAGTTCGAGGCCGACCGCATGACCGGCCTCATCCTCAAGGACGAGAACGTGCTGCCCGAGCGCGACGTGGTGCTCGAAGAGTACAACATGCGCGTCGCCAACAATCCGGACGCGCGGCTGAACGAGCAGATCATGGCCGCGCTCTATCTCAATCATCCCTACGGCCGTCCCGTGATCGGCTGGCATCAGGAGATCGAGAAGCTCGACCGCGAGGACGCACTCGCCTTCTACCGCCGCTTCTATGCGCCAAACAACGCGATCCTGGTGATCGCCGGCGACGTCGAGGCCGCCGACATCCGCCCGCTGGTCGAGCGCAATTTCGGCTCCATCCCGGCGCAATCAGCCATCCCGGCGCGGCGCGTCCGTCCGCAGGAGCCGGAGCCCGCCGCCCCGCGCACCGTCACGCTGGCCGACCCGCGCGTCGAGCAGCCGAGCATGCGGCGTTATTATCTGGTGCCCTCGGCAACCACGGCCGCCGCCGGTGAGAGTGCCGCCCTCGACGTGTTGGCGCAGCTGATGGGCAGCGGCAGCAATTCCTATCTCTACCGCGCCCTCGTCGTCGACAAGCCGCTCGCGGTCTCCGCCAACGCCAGCTATTCGAGCATCTCACTCGACCCGACCCAGTTCGCGATCTCGGCCTCACCAAAACCCGGCGTCAGCTTTGCCGAGGTCGAGCAGGCGGTCGACGGCGTCATCGCCAATGTCGCGCAGAACCCGATCCGCGCCGAGGATCTGGAGCGGGTCAAGACCCAGCTGATCGCTGAGGCGATCTACGCCCAGGACAATCAGGCGGTGCTGGCACGCTGGTATGGCGGCGCGCTGACCACGGGCCTGTCGATCGAGGACATCAGGAGCTGGCCCGACCGCATCCGCGCGGTCACCGCCGAGCAGGTCCGCGCCGTTGCGCAGAAATGGCTCGAGAAGAAGCGCTCGGTGACGGGCTATCTGATCAAGGACACTGCCGCCACCAAGCGCGAGGAGAAGCGTTCGTGA
- the lspA gene encoding signal peptidase II — MTPLRAGILAALVTLVADQASKLWLLNGFDLARRGVVKVTPFFDLVLAWNIGISFGWLQNDSQAAQLALMAVKAVAVVALAIWMARSHTQLATVALGLIIGGAIGNGIDRLAYGAVVDFALLHIEIGGNTYNWYVFNLADVAIVAGVAALLYDSFLGVPAAKAP; from the coding sequence ATGACCCCGCTCCGCGCCGGCATCCTCGCGGCCCTGGTCACGCTTGTGGCCGACCAGGCCTCGAAGCTCTGGCTGCTGAACGGGTTCGACCTCGCCCGTCGCGGCGTGGTGAAGGTGACGCCGTTCTTCGACCTGGTGCTGGCCTGGAATATCGGCATCAGCTTCGGCTGGCTCCAGAACGACAGCCAGGCCGCGCAGCTCGCGCTGATGGCGGTCAAGGCCGTCGCCGTGGTCGCGCTGGCGATCTGGATGGCCCGCTCGCACACCCAGCTGGCCACGGTCGCGCTGGGCCTGATCATCGGCGGCGCCATCGGCAACGGCATCGACCGCCTGGCCTACGGCGCGGTGGTCGATTTCGCCCTGCTCCACATCGAGATCGGCGGAAATACCTATAATTGGTATGTGTTTAACCTCGCCGACGTGGCCATCGTTGCTGGGGTGGCGGCGCTATTGTATGATTCCTTCCTGGGGGTACCCGCCGCAAAAGCGCCCTGA